Proteins from one Oncorhynchus tshawytscha isolate Ot180627B linkage group LG16, Otsh_v2.0, whole genome shotgun sequence genomic window:
- the LOC112215635 gene encoding insulin-induced gene 1 protein isoform X3: MRCIAVFVGINHASAKLHFANNAQLSLTLAALSLGLWWMFDRSRSGFGLGIGTAFLATVITQLLVYNGVYQYTYPDFLYVRSWLPCIFFSGGVTVGNIGRQLAMGGVEKLHND; this comes from the exons ATGAGATGCATTGCAGTGTTCGTTGGCATCAACCATGCCAGTGCT AAACTACACTTTGCCAATAATGCCCAGCTGTCCCTGACCCTGGCTGCCCTGTCCCTGGGACTGTGGTGGATGTTTGATCGCTCGAGGAGTGGCTTCGGCCTGGGCATCGGGACGGCATTCCTTGCCACCGTTATCACACAGCTGCTGGTCTACAACGGTGTCTATCA ATACACGTATCCAGACTTTCTGTATGTGCGCTCTTGGCTTCCATGCATATTCTTCTCAGGAGGAGTGACTGTGGGGAACATAGGACGCCAGCTAGCCATG ggTGGTGTCGAGAAACTCCACAACGACTGa
- the LOC112215635 gene encoding insulin-induced gene 1 protein isoform X2, with the protein MLLRTVVGLLYPCIDSHLGEPHKFKREWASVMRCIAVFVGINHASAKLHFANNAQLSLTLAALSLGLWWMFDRSRSGFGLGIGTAFLATVITQLLVYNGVYQYTYPDFLYVRSWLPCIFFSGGVTVGNIGRQLAMGGVEKLHND; encoded by the exons ATGCTGTTGAGAA CTGTTGTTGGCCTGCTATACCCCTGCATCGACAGCCATCTAGGAGAGCCCCACAAGTTCAAGAGGGAATGGGCTAGTGTCATGAGATGCATTGCAGTGTTCGTTGGCATCAACCATGCCAGTGCT AAACTACACTTTGCCAATAATGCCCAGCTGTCCCTGACCCTGGCTGCCCTGTCCCTGGGACTGTGGTGGATGTTTGATCGCTCGAGGAGTGGCTTCGGCCTGGGCATCGGGACGGCATTCCTTGCCACCGTTATCACACAGCTGCTGGTCTACAACGGTGTCTATCA ATACACGTATCCAGACTTTCTGTATGTGCGCTCTTGGCTTCCATGCATATTCTTCTCAGGAGGAGTGACTGTGGGGAACATAGGACGCCAGCTAGCCATG ggTGGTGTCGAGAAACTCCACAACGACTGa
- the LOC112215635 gene encoding insulin-induced gene 1 protein isoform X1, with product MPRLEEHCWSRSCASRVESKTFSGGNWVASRAEEMMSIVTTVLSNAYGSLHSVRAAHLIRRGLVLFTVGVVLALVLNLLQLQRNVTLFPEEVMATLFSSAWWIPPCCGTAAAVVGLLYPCIDSHLGEPHKFKREWASVMRCIAVFVGINHASAKLHFANNAQLSLTLAALSLGLWWMFDRSRSGFGLGIGTAFLATVITQLLVYNGVYQYTYPDFLYVRSWLPCIFFSGGVTVGNIGRQLAMGGVEKLHND from the exons ATGCCAAGACTAGAAGAACACTGTTGGAGTCGCTCCTGTGCATCTAGGGTGGAATCTAAGACTTTTTCTGGGGGAAACTGGGTCGCATCGAGAGCTGAAGAAATGATGTCCATTGTCACAACAGTGCTCAGCAATGCATATGGCTCGCTGCACAGTGTGCGAGCAGCACACTTGATCAGGCGGGGTCTCGTCCTTTTCACCGTGGGAGTAGTTCTTGCGTTGGTGCTCAACTTGCTGCAGTTACAAAGAAATGTGACTTTGTTTCCCGAAGAGGTGATGGCAACTTTGTTTTCATCAGCGTGGTGGATACCCCCTTGCTGCGGCACGGCAGCTG CTGTTGTTGGCCTGCTATACCCCTGCATCGACAGCCATCTAGGAGAGCCCCACAAGTTCAAGAGGGAATGGGCTAGTGTCATGAGATGCATTGCAGTGTTCGTTGGCATCAACCATGCCAGTGCT AAACTACACTTTGCCAATAATGCCCAGCTGTCCCTGACCCTGGCTGCCCTGTCCCTGGGACTGTGGTGGATGTTTGATCGCTCGAGGAGTGGCTTCGGCCTGGGCATCGGGACGGCATTCCTTGCCACCGTTATCACACAGCTGCTGGTCTACAACGGTGTCTATCA ATACACGTATCCAGACTTTCTGTATGTGCGCTCTTGGCTTCCATGCATATTCTTCTCAGGAGGAGTGACTGTGGGGAACATAGGACGCCAGCTAGCCATG ggTGGTGTCGAGAAACTCCACAACGACTGa